From a single Micromonospora sp. WMMD1102 genomic region:
- a CDS encoding GNAT family N-acetyltransferase: protein MDSRRRPPVDTGRLVFAEMTADDLGDMAALLGDPVVMRYYPRPKDRAEALDWIRWNEGLYRREGFGLWVIRSRATGEFVGDCGLTPQEVDGVVDVEVGYHVRADLQGRGYATEAAAACRDHARDRLGVDRLIAIVHPENRPSQRVAEKIGLRFERATTSRSGDPVRVYAAHLSS from the coding sequence GTGGACTCGCGCCGCCGGCCGCCTGTCGACACCGGAAGGCTGGTGTTCGCCGAGATGACGGCGGACGACCTGGGCGACATGGCCGCGCTGCTCGGCGACCCGGTCGTGATGCGGTACTACCCCCGTCCGAAGGACCGTGCCGAGGCGCTGGACTGGATCAGGTGGAACGAGGGTCTGTACCGGCGGGAGGGCTTCGGACTGTGGGTGATCAGGTCCCGGGCGACCGGCGAGTTCGTCGGCGACTGCGGTCTGACGCCGCAGGAGGTCGACGGGGTGGTCGACGTCGAGGTGGGTTACCACGTCCGGGCCGACCTACAGGGCCGCGGCTACGCCACCGAGGCCGCCGCCGCCTGCCGTGACCACGCGCGCGACCGGCTGGGTGTCGACCGGCTGATCGCAATCGTCCATCCGGAGAACAGGCCGTCGCAGCGGGTCGCGGAGAAGATCGGCCTCCGTTTCGAGCGGGCGACCACGTCGCGC